DNA from Daucus carota subsp. sativus chromosome 1, DH1 v3.0, whole genome shotgun sequence:
TCGTTGGAATTTGGACTATTCAAACAATGTCTACCAGAAATGTCAAACAGTAATTAGCTACTCCACATACACAGAGATTTGTTATGATTGTGGGTTCATCCTCTATAAATCACTGTTTCCCAAGTACGCAGTTCATATCCCAAGTATGCAGTTCATATTAAGCTTATATCTTTGTAATTGAAATAACTAGGATACTTTTAACAAAGGGTACAATTCAGTAACGATGTACATAATAATTAGAGAACTTACCATGTCAATTTGGAGCATGTTGTGATTaacaccataattaaaattctGAGGCAATCCCAACAACAACAAATTCTTCTATGAGCTCCCTGATATCATGTTATCGCCTTTTCCTGTGCTTGGAACCTTTAAAACTGCTTCCTTTTCGTGCAAACTTTGAAGTTTGTGCCACTCGAATACTATGAACACTGCTATCGTGATCATCCCAATGCTTACTTGAGTTGTTTCTAGTAATGTAACCTGAATTTTCATTTACTCCTACCCGAACTCGATGGCTCCGTGGTCTCAGTGATCTTGTCACATGATCCCTCTTGTAATCTCTCCTATGCCTCCTTTTCTTTTCAATCCTGGAGACTTCATCATTACAAGTGCTGCTACTACTCTCTTCTTCAACTTCATCACTTGAACTTGCGTAGTATTGCCCTTCAACATCTCTTCTGCGTCTTCTACGACTTATCCGCTTAACATGACGAAGCTTATCAAACAGAAAGTAGCAACAATACTCCCACACTGAGACATATACCGAAATGCATCCCCAAACTATCTTGCAGGAAGTCCAACATATGCACTTACAAATGCCCAATTGATATAGCAAATAAAAGAAGAAGAGAACTGCAAATTTAGAAAATGCCAAATGCAAGTGCATAAGAGATATATCTAAAAGTAAACGATAACGTCGACAAGAAATGACACTCACCACAGTAGAGTAGAAGGGCAACCATGGCAAACTTGAATAACTGGGAAACGCAGAAGTTTTCGATATAACAAATGAAATCCCATGTTGGGGCACATACTGAGCTGAACCACATACCATGGAAATGAAATTTTACAAAGCGTCTAAACAATACATAAACTCTTATTTTCATCAGAACGCCTAATCAATGATGTATATAACTTTGAGTCCATACAAATTAGTAGAATATAGTTTAGATAAAGAGGGAAGCaaatattttgtagcataatgTTTGATCAGTAAGGAGTACCTGCAAGATTTTCCCGAAAGGAAATCAAGGGGAGAcccaaatatttttgaaataactgAACCAACTCCTGATGCAATGCCGCTGATGAGACTTTCCATTACCACTGGagaccctctctctctctctctctccccccccccccttctccctcccgctctctctctctctctctctctctctccccctccccctccctctccctctctctctctctctctctccctccctccctctctctctcttcccctctctctctctggcgTTGTtattttttagtaaaaatatttaagaatcATTGCAAAGGCCATCCATGTGTACGCAGTAAAATTGAGTAAAACCGTGTGTGTGTCATATGGGAGACAAATTCCTGCGTGTGAATAACATGTTCGAAGACTGAGAAGATGAATTTATAGAGAAAGAGAGGCGGGTGTGATAATCGAATGAAAGAGAAAGAGGGTTTGAACTTTGTAGCCATTTCACTAACCGTTTCTTAACTGTCAGTCCTTGGCAGTTTGGTTTTTACTCCTGTAAAgaatctatatctatattctaTTCTATATTTCTATAAGAGTGCACAGCCCGTTTAGCATATTTACCCATGAGTTAGGCTGTTTACCCGCTTTTTACCCAGTACACATCATAAACGACTTGAATGCATGACCCGAATTCCTTTTCGATAACCGGTATATAACCGGCTTTACCAACTCTGTCTTAAGGCTTCCCGTGCTCGAGGAATCCTGTGCGTCACTCACGGACAATTACTGAGGCGGCAAATCAGGGAGGTCATATTGATTCATATTGATTGTCATCCGGTCTGGAACTATGGTAAGTGACTAACTCAGACAATTGTTTCTGTGCATTGGATGTTTaacttaaaaattcaaatttcttgCATAGTCAGGATCTCATCGAATAGCTAGGCTCTAatgtaattgtttgatataTGATAAAGAGATTAATCTACCATGGATTCAACTACGAACCTCGGTCAGCATAATTCTTATGTCAAAGCTTGATAAAAATCTGATAAATGaagatgatttattaattgattccGAGCACAACACTGTTCTTTCATAGTGATTTTGTGTCAAGGAGTTTTTGACGATGGCTGATGGATTTAATTTTCCAGGTTGTAAAAGGAACAAAGAGAATGCAATGGATGGCTCCTTCTCCGGTGATTATAGATTACAATCAACTATTCGGGTGAACAAGAACACCACGTGTTTGATCTATCAACtcacaattttaattaattttcagGCGTCCGAAATTATGCAGGCGGAAGGGCGCTCGATTCATTTTCGCAAAAACGTGCAGAAAACATCAAGAAATCTAGGACCAATCCTCCAGGTCTTGCCAAAATAGCGGAGGTGACACCTCCTCATATACGCAAGTATTGCTGTTTTGTGCTGATTTGAGAACAAGTTTATAACCAGCCGCCGTTTGTTTCGTTCTTTGCAGGATCCAGTCGGTCTCCTTTGTCTACTGTTGATCAGAATTCACCCCTTGCCTTTGTTATGGGAACCACAACCAAAGGTGTCATTCTCTGCTCCGTATTTTGTTTGGTCCAGGCAATAATTTCCATAGTGCTTCCACAAATATATCTCTGGTGTTCTATGCTCCTGactattacatattattttttttgaccaCCCAATCTTTACGTAGGTTGCAACTTAACTCCGCTGTCTACTTGGCACTTTAATGGGAATCATGGTCATGGTTTCAACTCCCAGATAACAAGCACAGGTAAAGATGTATGATTGTCATTAGTAGGTATATGAAGTTTTATGCAAATCTATACAATGCATTTTAAAATTGATCTAATTTTTTGCTGTGAAATGCGCATTTGTACGACCAACTACCAGGTTTTGACCGTACCCCTGTACATAGCATTGGTCCAAACAATGCTCCTGGCCATGTGTTGGAGACACAAGAAAGAGGTAATCAGAAAGCCTTTTGTTCTTGCATCTAAATTTCATTTTAAGAATTGGTCATGCTATTTAAATTCATTATACCCGAGCTTCGCGTGCgggtaaattattaaaattttcattaaaatgagGATGGAAAATCACTTTAACCAATATTTTCATTCgatttttaatctttatttggcatattatgtaatatttacaGGTACTACATCATCAATAAATTAAAGGAGTTTAAAGATAGACATTCTACTGGAAATCTGAAAAGTGTATTGCTACAAAATTTATACACCACTCACTGCAAATAATGATCTTGATtgtatattttaatgttttaaaaaatatagatgttacattaataatcaaaatttatttgtttgcaTATTTTCTACTGCATGTTTACACCCGGTGGACCAATCAGAaaacatatatatgaagatTCCGCAATGAACTACCAGATCCGACAGAACAACGAAAGCTTATGACACTGAAAAGAGATAAAGATTGGTATGTTATCACCTTTTGCCGATTCTTTTGGTATATTTAGCTGCTTATTTTGATAATGACAAATGCAATACATATACACTTTGTGCATTTCTTTAAATTATTAGGCAATGCATAACTGGTATATGACTAACAAACAATTTTATTATTGCAGCTTATTGAGATCTCAGTTATACGGTGAGTCGATGACACCACTTATGTAAATATAATGCAAGTGAAGGTGGCCATGAGCAACGAGTTAATTAGAAGAATGATTGTAAGCAGTTGCTGAGCCAACCCTTTGACACTTTTTTTTCATCCTAAATTCTACCTCTTAGCATGATTTTTTCATTCTACTTTTCAGGACTTATCAGATCATTAAAAATATTGGGTTAAATTCTTCAAATTTTTGAGATTCATGAGTCGTCATAGTGTGTATAGAAATTTATCTGCAGCTCAAGTAGATTATTACCTACTGTGATATCTTTTGCATGAAAATTCTCGAtttaatgatatgttttatgttttataatttACAGGGAGGACGAACTCTGCTGGGTTCAGTCTTGCCGTCATCTTCAAAACACGGGTTATCACATAGTTTGTGATTTGATAATCATCTGCTTACAGACCTTTGAATGAAACACAAAGGAGGGTTCCCTGGTAATCATAGGctttttattgtttaattgCCTTTTGACTTCCTTCATTGTTAGGATGCAGATAATTGTTTTCCTAATAGTGCAGTGTAGTGGTTTAATTAAGGTGGTATCACATGAGTCACTTAAACTATGATAGTTTAGAGTCATGAATGCAAGTTCTGATCTTTCCCACATGTGGTTTGATGCCACCACAGATATTAGCCAAT
Protein-coding regions in this window:
- the LOC108199631 gene encoding uncharacterized protein LOC108199631, whose translation is MESLISGIASGVGSVISKIFGSPLDFLSGKSCSSVCAPTWDFICYIENFCVSQLFKFAMVALLLYCVLFFFYLLYQLGICKCICWTSCKIVWGCISVYVSVWEYCCYFLFDKLRHVKRISRRRRRRDVEGQYYASSSDEVEEESSSSTCNDEVSRIEKKRRHRRDYKRDHVTRSLRPRSHRVRVGVNENSGYITRNNSSKHWDDHDSSVHSIRVAQTSKFARKGSSFKGSKHRKRR
- the LOC108198363 gene encoding uncharacterized protein LOC108198363 → MDGSFSGVRNYAGGRALDSFSQKRAENIKKSRTNPPGSSRSPLSTVDQNSPLAFVMGTTTKGCNLTPLSTWHFNGNHGHGFNSQITSTGFDRTPVHSIGPNNAPGHVLETQERENIYMKIPQ